The Polypterus senegalus isolate Bchr_013 chromosome 1, ASM1683550v1, whole genome shotgun sequence genome includes a window with the following:
- the LOC120527731 gene encoding membrane-spanning 4-domains subfamily A member 4A-like → MEKGITVIVPMPTKVTQDYTTYPSATASHGSDSITKVQLPQVLNKFRKGEPCILGILQLTSGIVNIIFGAIMVLYLDALTFTGIPFWTGILYIISGSLSIAADKKPKTSLMNGMLTMNIISSIAAGIGIIFYAMNLSFRMYISYCFYHFESDFISPSSCEILHEKQIILHNGTIGLMLVFTILEFFVTIITSSFGCKVICGQNLPVIIVQQTIHSNTDPAPNV, encoded by the exons ATGGAGAAGGGAATCACTGTTATTGTACCAATGCCAACAAAGGTAACACAAGACTATACAACTTATCCTTCTGCAACAGCCAGTCACGGATCTGACAGCATAACTAAAGTTCAGCTGCCCCAAGTTCTGAACAAGTTTCGGAAAGGAGAACCTTGCATATTAGGG ATTTTACAGTTAACATCTGGCATAGTTAATATCATCTTTGGTGCTATTATGGTCCTGTATTTGGACGCTTTAACTTTCACTGGAATTCCATTTTGGACAGGGATTCTG tatATAATTTCTGGATCTCTTTCCATTGCTGCAGACAAGAAGCCTAAGACATCCCTG ATGAACGGCATGTTAACCATGAACATCATTAGTTCCATAGCAGCTGGGATTGGGATCATTTTCTATGCCATGAATTTAAGCTTTCGAATGTATATCAGCTATTGCTTTTACCATTTTGAATCTGATTTTATTTCTCCATCAAGCTGTGAAATTTTACATGAAAAGCAAATA ATACTTCATAATGGAACAATAGGCTTGATGCTAGTTTTCACTATTTTAGAGTTTTTTGTGACCATCATCACATCTAGTTTTGGGTGCAAAGTTATTTGTGGCCAGAATTTG cCAGTGATTATTGTCCAGCAAACCATCCATTCAAACACAGATCCTGCACCCAATGTTTAA